One genomic window of Psychrobacter cibarius includes the following:
- a CDS encoding integrase arm-type DNA-binding domain-containing protein — protein MVTGCNYGCVKSWISAYRWQGKQQTLTIGTYPVMSLQNARQRNIEIKRLIADGVNPKDHKREQQASQDGLNVFDNIAQSWYSERKTYLAESTFSRNYSAYMCDVKPSIGQKNINDITAPDVLAIGKAVESRGANEMARRTIREIVQIFKHAIRNRLATDLAEAIKPHKTVNHSAYLLQPPRP, from the coding sequence ATGGTAACGGGCTGCAATTATGGGTGCGTTAAGTCATGGATCAGCGCCTATCGCTGGCAAGGTAAGCAGCAAACCCTCACTATTGGCACTTATCCAGTAATGAGCCTCCAAAATGCACGCCAGCGCAATATTGAGATCAAACGCTTAATAGCTGATGGTGTGAACCCTAAAGACCATAAGAGAGAGCAGCAAGCCAGCCAAGACGGTTTAAATGTTTTCGATAACATAGCCCAGTCATGGTATAGCGAGCGCAAAACCTACCTAGCAGAAAGCACCTTTTCCCGTAACTATTCCGCCTATATGTGCGATGTTAAGCCTTCTATCGGTCAAAAGAACATAAACGACATTACCGCGCCTGATGTATTGGCTATTGGTAAAGCAGTAGAGAGCCGCGGCGCTAATGAAATGGCAAGGCGGACTATTAGAGAGATAGTGCAGATATTTAAGCACGCTATCCGCAATAGACTAGCCACCGACCTAGCCGAAGCCATCAAGCCACACAAAACCGTCAATCATAGTGCTTATCTACTACAGCCCCCAAGGCCTTGA
- a CDS encoding SGNH/GDSL hydrolase family protein, whose amino-acid sequence MAEPITIQKLLDASIDSDTLGEFANEDKIVISRSGLDYPSAPMASRMVVENGLLGATPFTTYAAMTASALTSDSYAIVTNDANAMINGFYEKVGSTWVYLKWNPSAQAKIETADAIKKSDLSADDNYKPNIATHEVAGFYVGAGGTSLGKLVPLSNSAIQVFAVIPNQTYAIYSTNFAANLFKIGVAITGDVQPTKQTTVLTLIDTVDPLVKNFTVPSGMFFAFATTHIQSLNFDVRADFYVNEGTTSTHDIEKTADKIGDTQLRDSLAQKRIDNLDSSLRGKKWAVIGDSITAKNFRANNNYHDFIKADVGDLTVYNYGISSTGYFDRNNMVSTIIETDIDIVTVFLGTNDWGLTSAASNKPLGVFLETGTTTVSGCVNTLFTALLNKFPTKKIAILTPLPRLENWGSDAESNNKGYTLEQLCNLIKQYAAHYSLPCLDLYHGSNLTVWVAAGNAYYFTAPASSTPDGLHPNDAGHRVIADKVKAFLESI is encoded by the coding sequence ATGGCTGAGCCGATTACGATACAAAAATTGCTTGACGCGAGCATAGATAGCGACACTCTAGGGGAGTTTGCAAATGAAGATAAAATTGTCATAAGCCGATCGGGGTTAGATTACCCATCTGCGCCAATGGCATCAAGAATGGTTGTGGAAAATGGTTTGCTTGGTGCTACGCCATTCACTACCTATGCGGCGATGACCGCTAGCGCCTTGACGTCTGATAGTTATGCGATAGTAACTAATGATGCAAACGCTATGATTAACGGATTTTACGAGAAAGTTGGTAGTACATGGGTTTATCTCAAGTGGAATCCGTCGGCTCAAGCTAAGATAGAGACAGCTGATGCAATAAAAAAATCAGACTTAAGCGCAGATGATAACTACAAACCCAACATCGCAACGCATGAGGTAGCTGGATTTTATGTTGGAGCGGGCGGTACAAGTCTTGGGAAATTAGTACCTTTATCTAACTCTGCAATACAAGTTTTTGCGGTTATACCTAATCAAACATACGCAATATACTCAACTAATTTTGCTGCAAATTTATTTAAAATAGGTGTTGCAATAACTGGGGACGTGCAACCAACAAAACAAACCACGGTTTTAACACTGATAGATACAGTAGACCCCTTGGTTAAAAACTTTACAGTACCGAGTGGTATGTTTTTTGCTTTTGCAACAACCCACATACAGTCTCTTAATTTTGATGTGCGTGCCGATTTTTATGTTAACGAGGGTACGACATCAACGCATGACATTGAAAAAACAGCAGATAAAATTGGCGATACACAGCTGCGAGATTCGCTTGCGCAGAAACGAATCGACAATCTCGACTCATCCTTAAGAGGTAAAAAGTGGGCGGTAATTGGCGACAGCATTACAGCTAAAAACTTTAGAGCAAATAACAATTACCATGATTTTATCAAGGCTGATGTTGGCGATTTAACAGTATATAACTATGGCATAAGTAGCACGGGTTACTTTGATCGTAATAACATGGTTAGCACAATAATAGAAACCGACATTGATATTGTTACAGTATTTCTAGGGACTAACGACTGGGGTTTGACGAGCGCTGCAAGCAACAAACCATTGGGTGTATTTCTGGAAACAGGAACAACAACTGTTAGCGGTTGTGTAAACACCTTGTTCACGGCACTGCTTAATAAATTTCCCACTAAAAAAATAGCTATACTCACACCATTGCCACGTTTAGAAAACTGGGGCAGTGATGCGGAAAGCAACAATAAAGGGTATACGTTAGAGCAACTTTGTAATCTAATTAAGCAGTACGCAGCACATTACTCACTACCTTGCTTAGATTTATATCATGGCAGCAATCTAACGGTATGGGTAGCGGCAGGAAATGCATATTACTTCACAGCACCAGCGAGCAGCACGCCGGATGGTCTGCATCCAAACGACGCAGGACACAGGGTTATTGCCGATAAAGTCAAAGCGTTTCTGGAGTCTATTTAA
- a CDS encoding host specificity factor TipJ family phage tail protein, producing MMLKIFHNELDASEFAEHFYTCLLTEWIAVREQYPQARLYKGAICVQNDITPKTKLDAWALKDVTGDYQVLCHAGTPLAFGIIAAVISVGVAVYTYMNMPEMNAPQDIAGSPNNSLAQRQNKHRVNERVPDIYGKPKVIPDLVSTVYRYYEGSVQVEECLLSIGTGSFAVNEDTIKEGETPINTIDGASISIYEPGQSTISPNPQIQIGSVFDKLQIVTKQVSAIDGKQTLLSPNSARISTRSVTVTSPNEISVPSDTINESGRRWSEDFGRWVDYKIEGSVDFSYKFTAGEKVTISNAIYGTVEDIRLSGNTNVAMDGVLTIATSIDVVNPDNYKRVRIASLLINDPVSGALDLAGEYDVASITKSGSSGAYFYEVILSDSFAATNPGFSLLTEDAVALTASVLTGNSNNVDLSGTYTVASTNGGVLKLVNPVATNADWGKVDSLTAAQKQQFLSRQVLIKGSKDNFIGWYYAGSKDSTGFILNFLAQNGIYDGDDSKQVTIEVEYQMVVDGVPTGQVYRYGDVMQGVANNRNPIGITLRKDLPQAGQFRFRVKRENDNGDSASLIDDVVFESAYSYYETKKSVYEHDTIVRLRRMAIGSGTNASELNMIAHRKLDTIGGFLPTSDFADIAIAMALDPYIGRMDATEVDNQSFYDISNEIAVYFGTDKACEFNYTFDDKYASYQEMIFTVAEAVFCTARREGGLHYFSFERETPNSLALFNHRNIAPESMVVTEFFGIQDNYDGIEFKWRDPSDNYSEAIVRLPDDLRTNYKTIDSQGVTNNAQAHFLAHRAWNKLKYNRKAIEFTAYGEGDLVTRMDRIAVVDSTVPILCSGQIEYQENTVLTLDYPVELDAGKSYVVHLQLKNSTVDVIEIVGQIGDHQIELARIPMMALVTSGVTHAVFNITEATDAEADAYLVSEKAGKGVFESSISAIAYDSRYYPNDKDYINGLIA from the coding sequence ATGATGTTAAAAATTTTTCACAATGAGCTTGATGCTAGCGAATTTGCTGAGCATTTCTATACGTGCTTATTAACCGAATGGATAGCAGTCCGCGAACAGTATCCGCAAGCCCGTTTGTATAAAGGCGCAATTTGCGTACAGAACGATATCACCCCAAAGACCAAGCTGGACGCATGGGCGCTCAAAGACGTGACTGGGGACTATCAAGTATTGTGTCATGCTGGCACACCACTTGCCTTTGGTATTATCGCCGCGGTCATATCAGTAGGTGTGGCAGTTTATACTTACATGAATATGCCAGAAATGAATGCGCCGCAAGATATAGCAGGCTCTCCAAATAATAGCCTTGCACAGCGTCAAAACAAGCATCGTGTCAATGAACGTGTACCAGATATCTATGGCAAGCCTAAAGTTATCCCAGATTTGGTATCAACCGTTTATCGATATTATGAAGGTAGTGTGCAGGTAGAAGAGTGCTTACTGTCTATTGGTACCGGCTCCTTTGCTGTAAACGAAGATACGATCAAAGAAGGCGAAACACCAATCAATACGATTGATGGTGCGTCCATCAGTATCTATGAACCTGGTCAATCAACCATAAGTCCAAATCCACAAATACAAATCGGATCTGTCTTTGATAAGTTGCAGATTGTCACTAAGCAGGTAAGCGCTATCGACGGCAAGCAAACGCTGCTATCACCTAACAGTGCAAGAATATCTACGCGCTCAGTAACCGTCACCAGTCCAAATGAAATCAGCGTGCCCAGCGACACGATAAATGAGTCTGGCCGCAGATGGAGCGAAGATTTTGGGCGCTGGGTAGATTATAAAATTGAAGGCTCTGTTGATTTTTCTTATAAATTTACTGCTGGCGAAAAAGTAACGATTAGCAATGCCATTTATGGCACGGTCGAAGACATTAGATTGTCGGGTAACACCAATGTGGCGATGGATGGTGTACTAACCATTGCAACTTCTATCGATGTGGTCAATCCAGATAATTATAAAAGGGTTCGAATTGCGTCGTTATTAATCAATGACCCAGTAAGCGGTGCGCTCGATTTGGCGGGCGAGTATGATGTTGCTTCAATAACAAAGTCAGGTTCATCGGGCGCTTATTTTTACGAGGTCATATTGTCGGACAGCTTTGCTGCTACTAACCCTGGTTTTTCATTACTGACAGAAGATGCTGTTGCACTTACAGCGTCAGTATTGACGGGTAATAGCAATAATGTGGATTTGAGTGGCACATATACAGTCGCTAGTACAAACGGTGGGGTATTAAAGTTAGTGAATCCCGTGGCGACCAATGCGGATTGGGGCAAGGTCGATAGCTTGACCGCCGCTCAAAAACAACAATTTCTGAGCAGGCAGGTTTTAATCAAGGGCTCAAAGGATAATTTCATTGGTTGGTATTACGCCGGTAGCAAAGACAGCACTGGTTTCATCCTTAACTTTTTAGCGCAAAACGGCATATATGATGGTGACGACAGTAAGCAGGTGACCATTGAGGTTGAGTATCAAATGGTCGTTGACGGTGTGCCCACAGGTCAGGTCTATCGCTACGGCGATGTCATGCAAGGCGTAGCAAATAATAGAAATCCAATTGGTATTACGCTTAGAAAAGATTTGCCGCAAGCTGGGCAGTTCAGGTTTAGAGTTAAGCGCGAAAATGATAACGGTGATAGCGCAAGTTTAATAGATGATGTGGTTTTTGAGAGTGCATACAGCTACTACGAAACTAAGAAATCAGTCTATGAGCATGACACCATTGTCCGATTGCGGCGCATGGCCATTGGTTCTGGTACCAATGCTAGTGAACTGAATATGATCGCCCATCGTAAGCTTGATACGATTGGAGGCTTTCTTCCGACGAGCGACTTTGCTGATATTGCGATAGCAATGGCGCTCGATCCTTACATTGGTCGTATGGATGCTACCGAAGTTGATAACCAGTCTTTTTATGATATCAGTAATGAGATAGCGGTTTACTTTGGCACCGATAAAGCTTGTGAGTTTAACTATACGTTTGATGATAAATACGCTAGCTATCAAGAGATGATATTTACAGTTGCGGAAGCAGTTTTTTGCACTGCTCGTCGTGAAGGTGGCTTGCACTATTTTAGCTTTGAGCGCGAAACACCTAACAGCCTCGCGTTATTTAATCATCGTAATATCGCACCAGAGAGCATGGTGGTTACTGAGTTCTTCGGCATCCAAGATAATTATGACGGCATTGAGTTTAAATGGCGCGATCCGTCAGATAATTACAGCGAGGCGATTGTTAGGCTGCCTGACGACTTGCGAACCAACTACAAGACGATTGATAGCCAAGGCGTCACCAATAATGCTCAGGCTCATTTTTTAGCACATCGAGCATGGAATAAGCTGAAATACAACCGTAAAGCGATAGAGTTTACCGCATATGGAGAGGGTGATTTGGTGACGCGCATGGATAGAATTGCTGTCGTTGATTCTACGGTACCGATACTGTGTAGCGGTCAAATCGAATATCAAGAAAATACAGTATTGACACTCGACTATCCGGTTGAGCTCGATGCTGGCAAGAGCTACGTCGTTCATCTACAGCTTAAAAACAGCACGGTTGACGTGATTGAAATCGTTGGTCAGATTGGTGACCATCAGATTGAGCTGGCACGCATACCAATGATGGCATTGGTAACTTCAGGTGTGACACATGCAGTATTTAACATCACCGAAGCCACTGATGCAGAGGCTGACGCTTATCTGGTCAGCGAGAAGGCTGGCAAAGGTGTGTTTGAGTCATCGATAAGCGCAATAGCTTATGACAGCAGATACTATCCAAACGATAAAGACTACATAAACGGCTTGATAGCCTAA
- a CDS encoding glycosyl hydrolase 108 family protein, whose amino-acid sequence MSVFDTIFERLTKHEGGYVNHPNDPGGETMYGVTKRVANAHGYHGDMRKLPKSLAKKITENSYYKAVKGDQLDRLIAWQLTDAAYNHGNRQAVKFLQRAVGASDDGLIGDRTLKAVAAMDKNDVVLLFNAERIEFYTGLRGWISFGKGWARRVAGNLRFAAADN is encoded by the coding sequence ATGAGTGTATTCGACACGATATTCGAGCGATTAACGAAGCATGAAGGTGGTTACGTTAATCATCCTAATGATCCGGGCGGTGAAACAATGTACGGCGTTACCAAGCGTGTTGCGAATGCACATGGTTATCACGGCGACATGCGTAAGCTACCAAAGTCGCTAGCAAAAAAGATTACTGAAAATTCATACTATAAAGCAGTGAAGGGTGATCAGTTAGATAGATTAATTGCATGGCAGTTGACAGATGCAGCATATAACCATGGCAACCGACAAGCCGTTAAATTCTTGCAGCGTGCAGTTGGTGCTAGTGATGACGGTTTGATTGGTGACAGAACATTGAAGGCCGTTGCAGCAATGGATAAAAATGATGTGGTACTATTGTTTAATGCGGAACGCATTGAGTTCTACACCGGGCTGCGCGGATGGATCAGTTTTGGTAAAGGTTGGGCGAGACGAGTAGCTGGTAACTTGCGATTTGCAGCAGCAGACAATTAA